The following are encoded together in the Pseudoalteromonas ruthenica genome:
- a CDS encoding polysaccharide biosynthesis protein produces the protein MSFLEPLLGAHQSHKRLFTLAVDLSFIVAAFWGAVALISPITTALATPANWVVLAAVSLTSLAIFIRIGLYRAVLRYISSRAVGVVLSASLASTLSLYVFSHILPSTITWPSVLIYACYLLLGVGGSRVFIRALISAKQLQGVEPVIIYGAGSAGRQVATGLINSGEYHAAAFIDDDASLQGQMIMGINVYRRDQLPELIKSKGATKLLLAVPSATRAKRKQILSGLEPLSIKVLTIPCIADIVAGKHRIDELNEVDVADLLGRDAVDPVPELMQANIRDKVVLVTGAGGSIGAELCRQIIAQQPTQLILFEASEFNLYSIDKELNGIKKAQNLNCTITPVLGSVQNAERIGSVLHHFNVQTLYHAAAYKHVPLVEYNTIEGVENNVFGTLNTAQAAITHKVETFVLISTDKAVRPTNTMGASKRMSEMILQALAKHQKGTRFCMVRFGNVLGSSGSVVPLFRKQIASGGPITLTHYDITRYFMTIPEAAQLVIQAGAMGQGGDVFVLDMGEPVKIKDLATKMVHLSGLEVRDDANPYGDIEIQCTGLRPGEKLYEELLIGDNVQGTTHERIMTAQEQFLPYSQLRVTLEQLRLACNQFDCEQVRAILLAAPLEYQPQSNLVDLLWTSSKKYESNYVN, from the coding sequence ATGTCTTTTCTTGAACCATTACTGGGTGCTCACCAATCCCACAAACGTTTATTTACACTTGCTGTTGATTTAAGTTTTATCGTTGCCGCATTTTGGGGGGCTGTTGCCCTGATATCGCCGATTACCACGGCGTTGGCGACACCGGCGAACTGGGTTGTGCTTGCTGCGGTATCACTGACCAGCTTAGCTATTTTTATTCGCATTGGTTTATACCGTGCAGTACTGCGCTATATCAGTAGCCGTGCTGTGGGCGTGGTGCTCAGCGCAAGCCTAGCCAGCACCCTGAGTTTATATGTGTTCTCCCATATTCTACCTTCAACCATTACCTGGCCATCGGTGTTAATTTATGCCTGTTATTTGTTGTTAGGCGTTGGTGGAAGCCGTGTTTTTATTCGCGCGCTAATTTCTGCCAAACAATTACAAGGGGTTGAGCCGGTCATTATTTATGGCGCTGGGTCTGCCGGACGCCAAGTGGCCACCGGACTGATAAATAGTGGTGAGTACCATGCCGCCGCTTTTATTGATGATGATGCCAGCCTACAGGGGCAGATGATCATGGGCATTAACGTTTATCGCCGTGATCAGCTCCCAGAGCTAATAAAAAGTAAGGGTGCAACCAAATTACTGTTAGCGGTTCCCAGCGCTACTCGCGCTAAACGTAAACAAATTCTCTCAGGGCTTGAGCCACTCAGTATTAAAGTGCTGACCATTCCCTGTATTGCCGATATTGTTGCCGGTAAGCACCGCATTGATGAGCTTAACGAGGTTGATGTCGCCGATTTACTGGGTCGCGACGCCGTTGATCCAGTCCCTGAGCTGATGCAGGCCAATATTCGTGACAAGGTGGTGCTGGTTACCGGCGCTGGCGGCTCTATTGGCGCTGAGCTGTGCCGTCAAATTATTGCTCAGCAACCCACACAGCTAATTTTATTCGAAGCCTCAGAGTTTAACCTTTACAGCATAGATAAAGAGTTAAACGGTATTAAGAAAGCGCAAAACCTTAATTGTACTATTACCCCTGTTCTCGGCTCAGTGCAAAATGCCGAGCGCATCGGCTCAGTGTTGCATCACTTCAATGTACAAACCCTGTACCATGCAGCAGCGTATAAGCATGTGCCTTTGGTTGAATACAACACCATAGAAGGGGTGGAGAATAACGTATTCGGAACCCTCAATACCGCGCAAGCCGCTATAACACACAAAGTAGAAACCTTTGTGTTAATTTCGACCGACAAAGCGGTTCGCCCCACTAATACCATGGGCGCCAGTAAACGCATGTCAGAGATGATCCTGCAAGCCCTTGCCAAGCACCAAAAGGGAACGCGCTTCTGTATGGTGCGCTTTGGCAATGTGCTGGGCTCTTCCGGCTCTGTAGTGCCTTTATTTCGCAAGCAAATCGCCAGTGGCGGGCCTATAACCCTAACCCACTATGATATTACCCGCTATTTTATGACCATCCCAGAAGCGGCGCAGTTAGTGATACAAGCGGGCGCGATGGGACAAGGCGGTGATGTGTTTGTATTAGACATGGGTGAGCCAGTCAAAATCAAAGATTTAGCAACCAAGATGGTGCACCTGTCTGGATTAGAAGTGCGTGATGACGCCAACCCTTATGGTGATATTGAGATTCAATGCACTGGGTTGCGCCCGGGCGAGAAACTGTATGAAGAGCTTTTGATTGGGGATAATGTACAAGGCACGACTCATGAGCGTATTATGACCGCTCAGGAGCAGTTCTTGCCTTATTCACAATTGCGTGTGACTTTAGAGCAGCTGCGTTTAGCATGCAATCAATTTGATTGTGAGCAAGTAAGAGCCATATTGTTAGCGGCGCCGTTGGAGTACCAACCACAAAGTAACTTGGTCGACTTGCTGTGGACATCATCAAAGAAATACGAATCAAACTATGTCAATTAA
- a CDS encoding pilus assembly FimT family protein has translation MSRSNLGFTLIELLIVFSLLGLALSFVVPLGIDQLDKIRQKSDEKTTLSLARAAVDYAFWTNQAQTLTFDNNTVMLAQNSETVRTLELNTQVQRKEEFTISPSGEITGCIESERLQFLQQALTSLELCSEQY, from the coding sequence ATGTCACGCTCTAATCTGGGATTTACCTTAATAGAGCTGCTTATTGTTTTTTCGTTGCTTGGCTTAGCGCTGTCGTTTGTTGTGCCGTTAGGAATTGACCAGCTTGATAAAATTAGACAAAAAAGCGATGAAAAAACCACTCTCAGCCTAGCGCGAGCGGCGGTTGATTACGCTTTTTGGACAAACCAAGCGCAAACACTCACTTTTGACAACAACACCGTGATGCTAGCGCAAAATTCCGAGACAGTCCGAACACTGGAGTTAAATACTCAGGTGCAGCGCAAAGAAGAGTTCACTATCAGCCCCAGTGGCGAAATTACTGGGTGTATCGAAAGTGAGCGTTTGCAATTTTTGCAGCAAGCATTAACGAGCTTGGAGCTGTGCAGTGAACAATATTAA
- the gspG gene encoding type II secretion system major pseudopilin GspG: MNKFKNSVSKRQQGFSLVELLIVMVIIGLLASLVGPAMFGKLDSSKVNTAEAQMDLLATALDTYRLDVGQYPESLQGLRVSDDKRWDGPYLPKDVPMDPWDNPYEYKRTSEGFELSSLGRDGKEGGTDIDADIIY; encoded by the coding sequence ATGAATAAATTTAAAAACAGCGTTAGCAAACGTCAGCAAGGCTTTTCTTTGGTTGAGCTATTGATAGTGATGGTTATTATTGGTCTTTTGGCATCACTAGTCGGCCCGGCTATGTTTGGCAAATTAGATTCCTCAAAAGTAAATACTGCCGAAGCGCAAATGGATTTGTTAGCCACCGCGTTAGATACATATCGCCTCGATGTGGGGCAGTACCCAGAAAGCCTGCAAGGTCTAAGAGTGAGTGATGATAAACGCTGGGATGGTCCTTATTTGCCTAAAGATGTGCCTATGGACCCTTGGGATAACCCTTATGAATATAAGCGTACCAGTGAAGGGTTCGAACTTTCTTCTTTAGGCCGTGATGGTAAAGAAGGCGGCACTGATATTGACGCTGATATAATTTACTAA
- a CDS encoding general secretion pathway protein GspK has protein sequence MLKRQTGIALFSVLLVVASLAAFSAYYLTVTKQNQLLLERIQNRMRAELKADSAMAQLKMDIIKGTARSADISVESLNSFTNQQELDAQTTTFNYYGAPFTLSDNVQASVLDVASLIPYNNPKASIIERLLMQLGESEETATRASECLQDWTDWDDLKRLNGGESYSYTSMSKVPPRNAMLMSKAELQLICGWDKALVDKVSPYLTPYNYFDFYPVMADPVLVEAFYQDQSAAEKVLDMRSRMAPTEIAKQLESPNALGVRYTLSGAYRLRVEAHVGKVSASRELVLDTNFKYKNEPPISTWHWVVN, from the coding sequence ATGCTCAAGCGTCAAACAGGGATTGCCCTTTTTTCTGTACTGTTAGTGGTTGCCTCTCTCGCTGCGTTTTCTGCTTATTATTTAACGGTGACCAAGCAAAACCAGCTGCTGTTAGAGCGCATTCAAAATCGAATGCGGGCAGAACTAAAGGCCGACTCTGCGATGGCACAGTTAAAAATGGACATTATAAAAGGCACCGCTCGTAGCGCAGATATCAGTGTTGAGTCATTAAATTCATTCACCAATCAGCAAGAGCTTGATGCGCAAACAACCACATTTAATTACTATGGTGCTCCCTTTACCCTTAGCGATAATGTTCAAGCGAGTGTCTTAGATGTCGCTTCGTTGATCCCCTACAACAACCCAAAAGCGAGCATTATCGAAAGGTTGCTAATGCAGCTAGGGGAAAGTGAAGAAACCGCAACGCGTGCCTCTGAATGTCTGCAAGATTGGACCGACTGGGACGATTTAAAACGTCTAAACGGCGGCGAGTCATACAGTTACACTTCGATGAGCAAAGTGCCACCGCGCAATGCGATGTTGATGTCTAAAGCTGAGCTACAACTTATCTGTGGTTGGGATAAAGCGTTAGTTGATAAAGTGTCGCCTTATCTAACGCCGTATAATTACTTTGATTTCTATCCAGTCATGGCCGACCCTGTGTTAGTTGAAGCCTTTTACCAAGACCAAAGTGCGGCTGAAAAAGTATTGGATATGCGCTCACGCATGGCACCTACAGAAATAGCAAAACAACTGGAATCCCCCAACGCATTGGGCGTACGGTACACTCTCTCAGGCGCGTATCGCTTGCGTGTCGAGGCGCATGTTGGTAAGGTTTCGGCCTCCCGGGAGCTTGTACTTGACACTAATTTCAAGTATAAGAACGAACCCCCTATAAGCACGTGGCATTGGGTAGTAAATTAA
- a CDS encoding type II secretion system F family protein — protein MATKFKATYLDKQGHKHQKIIQAESEALAYKSLTDIGFSPTDIKPLRKKSSSSLFAPKVKSTDIETLTTNLASLLGNGVNLDKALGLLMKSADNEQVEELLQSLQISVRGGAALSSALKKHPKHFDELYIKLVELGEATGTIGEVMKGLSEQLKFKNQMQNQIKQAMSYPMVIVFVCIASLAFILKVVVPQLSSMLDGSKELPVYTEALLVASNWINSSYGLISLAVIAALVAMLFTSSQAFAKAFRSRLLKVWLKAPLIKGLHTLAEQSRFTSAMYVSLRSGLNLTSAMKLASNTLSSLSHRARVQMASKVIQGGERFSNAIEEANVLESMDIGYLEIGEETGDLAGAFDEVRTRKIEQFNLKLNSLLKILEPMLILVMGVLVGGVVIIMMLSILSVQDVTL, from the coding sequence ATGGCGACAAAGTTCAAGGCGACTTATCTAGATAAGCAGGGGCACAAACACCAGAAAATTATTCAGGCTGAGTCAGAAGCGCTTGCTTATAAATCCCTCACGGATATTGGTTTCTCACCTACCGATATTAAGCCTTTACGCAAAAAGTCCAGTAGCAGCTTGTTCGCGCCCAAGGTGAAATCCACCGACATTGAGACGTTAACTACAAACTTAGCCTCGCTACTGGGGAACGGCGTCAATCTAGATAAAGCCTTGGGCTTGTTGATGAAATCCGCCGACAATGAACAAGTTGAAGAGCTTTTACAATCATTACAAATTTCCGTGCGTGGCGGTGCAGCCCTTTCGAGTGCGCTAAAGAAGCACCCTAAGCACTTTGATGAGCTGTACATTAAACTGGTTGAGTTAGGTGAAGCCACCGGCACAATTGGTGAGGTCATGAAAGGCCTGAGTGAACAGCTGAAATTTAAAAACCAAATGCAAAATCAAATAAAACAAGCCATGTCATATCCGATGGTTATTGTGTTTGTGTGTATTGCATCTTTGGCGTTTATTTTGAAAGTCGTCGTCCCGCAGCTTTCGTCAATGCTTGACGGCAGTAAAGAGCTTCCTGTGTATACCGAGGCCTTGTTAGTTGCCAGCAATTGGATTAATTCCTCATATGGACTTATTAGTCTTGCTGTCATTGCAGCACTTGTCGCTATGCTGTTTACCTCAAGCCAGGCATTCGCCAAAGCGTTCCGCTCTAGGTTGTTAAAAGTATGGCTTAAAGCGCCGCTTATCAAAGGGTTGCACACTTTGGCTGAGCAGTCGCGCTTCACTTCGGCAATGTATGTGTCTTTACGTAGTGGGTTGAACTTAACCAGCGCAATGAAACTGGCTTCGAACACGTTAAGTAGCTTATCTCACCGAGCTCGAGTGCAGATGGCCTCTAAAGTCATCCAAGGCGGAGAGCGTTTCTCTAATGCCATAGAAGAGGCTAACGTTCTCGAGAGTATGGATATTGGCTATTTGGAGATTGGCGAAGAAACGGGCGACTTAGCCGGTGCCTTTGATGAGGTCAGAACACGAAAGATTGAGCAATTTAATTTAAAGCTCAATAGCTTGCTAAAGATTCTAGAGCCGATGTTGATTTTAGTCATGGGGGTCTTAGTCGGGGGCGTTGTAATTATTATGATGCTGAGTATTTTGAGTGTTCAAGATGTCACGCTCTAA
- a CDS encoding prepilin-type N-terminal cleavage/methylation domain-containing protein — translation MRSNNNGFTLIEMLISVTILAMVLTLSYQAFGLYLKNFGSTKSLISGAQTNLKTQLKLRYSIASMMDYYVDDGSGETMLLLSTQNNTLRYASNYSVLGFGNEVVTTLAMNEQQPNELVITECDLAQNLILSISQQIEQSSCRSEVLQQPVSDFTITAIEAKPIITFDDISESYVEAEAQHLLPRAIKVSYTYQETQYQSVFRTHIRNLPKYKRQVVEFHQVGI, via the coding sequence ATGCGCAGCAACAATAACGGCTTCACATTAATTGAAATGCTTATCTCAGTCACCATCTTAGCTATGGTGCTAACGTTGAGCTATCAAGCTTTTGGTCTGTATTTGAAAAATTTTGGCAGCACTAAATCCCTGATAAGTGGTGCACAAACAAACTTAAAGACGCAACTTAAGCTACGCTACTCCATAGCCAGCATGATGGATTACTATGTTGATGATGGCAGCGGTGAGACTATGCTGCTGTTAAGTACGCAAAACAATACCCTTCGCTACGCCTCGAATTACTCTGTACTCGGCTTTGGCAATGAGGTAGTGACTACACTGGCAATGAACGAGCAGCAGCCAAACGAGCTTGTTATTACTGAGTGTGACTTAGCCCAAAATTTAATATTAAGTATTTCTCAGCAGATCGAGCAAAGCTCATGCCGCAGTGAAGTTCTGCAGCAGCCTGTCAGTGACTTTACCATCACTGCCATAGAGGCAAAGCCGATAATAACCTTTGATGATATCAGTGAATCATACGTTGAAGCAGAGGCGCAGCACCTATTGCCGCGAGCGATAAAGGTTTCATACACCTACCAAGAGACCCAATACCAAAGTGTGTTTCGAACCCACATTAGAAACTTACCAAAGTACAAGCGACAGGTCGTCGAGTTTCATCAGGTGGGGATTTAA
- a CDS encoding GspE/PulE family protein translates to MRDLSSIVSSVSQNPAFQSEYPSGFNKLTNAEEVLVGFSGLSEEEVIAAIAEHFNLQLIDYGNAIDFIDEFKVQDALHNSEIEWTFLKGKNWYPLSREDDNLHIVTNRPLCNAAKNFLRLADVQYTLIVTDKTLLQRVVSIVEGLENEAKEASEELEKIRALASETPVVNLVNSLISRALDMGASDMHVEPTKEGGIVRVRVDGLLHKLDTIPASLVLAVVSRLKILADMDIAEKRRPQDGKIALKHKNIDIRVSCLPLNNGESVVMRFLVKGSLKLDLNDLGFHHDLVEHIQQDLDRTSGVILMTGPTGSGKTTTLYSFLDSLNDIHEKIITLEDPVEYEIEGINQIQVKPDIGFDFAAGIRSIVRQDPDVIMVGEIRDSETARIAMQSALTGHLVFSTVHTNDAPSAYVRLIDLGVDEFLLNSAVVAILAQRLTRKLCEHCKEPDPHATEHIAKLELDKLAQQCGIEDITINRAVGCEHCKGTGYQGRLAILEYLPNVDHIKSLPKDSNFALSAEQFMRKQGYRSLKQDGLLKVLQGQTTIEEVMRVAG, encoded by the coding sequence ATGCGCGATTTAAGCAGTATCGTAAGCTCGGTATCACAAAACCCTGCTTTCCAATCAGAATACCCTAGTGGATTCAATAAGCTAACTAATGCTGAAGAGGTATTAGTTGGCTTTTCCGGTTTGAGTGAGGAGGAGGTCATTGCCGCAATTGCTGAGCATTTTAACCTTCAGCTTATTGATTACGGGAATGCGATAGATTTTATAGATGAGTTTAAAGTGCAAGATGCATTACATAACTCAGAGATAGAATGGACGTTTCTTAAAGGTAAAAACTGGTACCCATTAAGTAGGGAAGACGACAATCTTCACATTGTCACTAACCGACCACTGTGCAATGCCGCGAAAAACTTTTTGCGCTTAGCCGATGTGCAGTACACGCTCATAGTGACCGACAAAACTCTGTTACAAAGGGTTGTGTCTATTGTTGAAGGGCTCGAAAACGAAGCTAAAGAAGCAAGTGAAGAGCTAGAAAAAATCAGAGCGCTTGCATCAGAAACCCCGGTTGTGAACTTGGTTAATTCACTCATATCTCGGGCTCTTGATATGGGGGCCTCGGATATGCACGTAGAACCAACTAAAGAAGGCGGAATTGTCAGAGTCCGGGTAGATGGCTTGTTACACAAGCTTGATACTATCCCAGCCTCCCTTGTTTTGGCGGTTGTATCGCGCTTAAAAATACTCGCTGACATGGATATTGCTGAAAAGCGCCGTCCACAAGACGGTAAAATTGCGCTAAAACACAAGAACATTGATATTCGTGTGTCTTGCTTGCCGCTTAATAACGGTGAAAGTGTGGTAATGCGTTTCCTTGTTAAAGGTTCGTTGAAACTGGATTTAAATGATCTTGGTTTTCACCATGACTTAGTTGAGCACATACAACAAGACTTAGATCGCACCTCAGGGGTGATCCTCATGACCGGGCCTACCGGTTCAGGTAAGACGACGACGCTGTATTCATTCCTTGATTCACTGAACGACATTCATGAGAAAATAATTACTCTCGAGGATCCTGTTGAGTATGAAATCGAAGGGATTAACCAAATTCAAGTAAAACCTGATATTGGGTTCGACTTCGCTGCGGGTATTCGTAGTATTGTTCGTCAAGACCCTGATGTGATCATGGTCGGTGAAATTCGAGACAGTGAAACGGCGCGTATCGCCATGCAGTCAGCGCTAACCGGCCACCTTGTATTCAGTACCGTGCACACCAACGATGCACCCAGTGCATATGTCCGACTGATAGATTTAGGTGTTGATGAGTTCTTGCTAAATTCGGCGGTGGTTGCCATTTTAGCGCAGCGACTAACTCGTAAATTATGCGAGCACTGTAAAGAGCCTGACCCTCATGCCACAGAGCATATTGCAAAGTTAGAGCTTGATAAACTAGCGCAGCAATGTGGTATCGAAGATATAACCATAAACCGTGCTGTTGGTTGCGAACACTGTAAAGGAACGGGATATCAAGGGCGTTTAGCGATATTAGAGTATCTGCCGAATGTCGATCATATTAAGTCATTGCCGAAAGACAGTAATTTCGCTCTCAGTGCTGAGCAATTCATGCGTAAGCAAGGCTATCGTAGCCTTAAGCAAGATGGCCTATTAAAAGTACTGCAAGGGCAAACCACCATTGAAGAAGTCATGAGGGTTGCGGGCTAA
- a CDS encoding GspMb/PilO family protein — MVPSFIDYLKEKKQVPGKQAMYLYLVLLLASAKFIVQPLFEWRAELAQQVDSQSMQLRELNSVSQAQKDYQQASEQLKSTIEVVDKHVFKTTSIQSLQLQLQRKIEPILNELELEQKRANWQPIELKGDIKAVKLSLSVDGRSKGFMQFVERLESNTPRLLVSDFFVRSVGRNDKLSINIGIIAYYREQS; from the coding sequence ATGGTGCCGTCATTTATTGATTACCTGAAAGAGAAAAAGCAGGTCCCTGGCAAGCAAGCTATGTATTTATACCTAGTGTTGCTATTAGCTTCGGCAAAGTTTATTGTGCAGCCTTTATTTGAGTGGCGCGCGGAGTTGGCGCAGCAAGTAGATTCACAATCCATGCAGCTTCGGGAGCTCAACTCTGTTTCTCAAGCACAAAAGGATTACCAGCAGGCAAGCGAACAGCTTAAGTCGACGATTGAAGTGGTAGATAAACATGTATTTAAAACCACCAGTATTCAGTCATTGCAGCTTCAATTGCAGCGCAAGATAGAGCCTATTCTGAACGAGCTTGAGCTCGAGCAGAAGCGCGCGAACTGGCAACCTATAGAACTCAAAGGGGACATAAAGGCAGTGAAGCTGTCCTTATCCGTAGATGGTCGCTCCAAAGGGTTTATGCAATTTGTAGAACGCTTGGAAAGCAACACTCCTAGGTTATTAGTCTCTGACTTTTTTGTCCGCTCTGTGGGGCGCAACGACAAGCTGAGTATCAATATAGGTATTATTGCCTATTACCGGGAGCAGTCATGA
- a CDS encoding secretin N-terminal domain-containing protein → MVRVRSLALSVLTLAMLSACAVTERGQEHEPVKITKSALAKKQSTEQRDTVKYQDSERQRQIKELPSVAYDERGFNNDMSVFIPPIENKDTVVNVSANQLALPDFLHLVMGENLGLNYVIDDQLQKSRDTITLNLPQGVSKEKLYEITVNLLLDKDMIIEPRNEVLFVMPRPRDAQTKLALGAGRQLSDIPKSDGQILQFVPLEYVDYGSLTRILKTLTNANFRYNNTQNALSVTGTYKEVEQVIKIVNAFDKPSSRGKYIRLLELVYITPEDFKEQLTTVMDAEGLATSGSIVVTPMPRMRSILVHTSSKKLLDRLEFWTEQLDVPTSSDGRRYFTYFPKNIRAEDLGESLKQLFGLEESASVEETTTRRNNNKAAGQGGYVSNDISMAVDKNQNVLMFYTTPSKYHDVVELIEQIDILPGQVLIEAAITEVTLEGNFSYGVDWSLADGALIDDTSPGKGSLLDFSGGGLSYTLSGVDYSATLNFLQGQSRVNILSKPRILVKDGSSANLNVGTEIPLLTQTSSDLDASQDRVVQNVQYRNTGVTLNVTPTINAQGVISVKVNQSVSEAGENKLSGVDSPIILNRSFSTELLARDGQTIVLGGLISENNSDSSTQVPLLGDLPLVGNLFKSQGDSSNRVELIVMLTPRIIRSDDHINELLDVMTQEFKSLVIE, encoded by the coding sequence ATGGTTAGAGTTCGAAGTCTTGCACTAAGCGTGTTAACCCTTGCAATGCTGAGTGCTTGTGCTGTCACTGAGCGAGGCCAAGAGCATGAGCCGGTGAAAATAACAAAGTCAGCCCTCGCCAAAAAGCAGAGTACTGAGCAAAGAGACACAGTTAAATATCAAGACAGTGAGCGTCAAAGGCAAATCAAAGAGCTGCCGTCTGTTGCTTATGATGAGCGCGGCTTTAACAATGATATGTCGGTATTTATTCCGCCTATAGAGAATAAAGACACAGTCGTTAATGTGTCAGCTAATCAGCTGGCGCTGCCTGACTTTTTACACCTAGTCATGGGCGAGAATTTAGGCCTGAACTATGTGATTGATGATCAATTGCAAAAGTCGCGCGACACCATCACCTTAAACTTGCCTCAAGGGGTGAGCAAGGAAAAGCTGTATGAAATTACGGTGAACCTACTGCTTGATAAAGATATGATTATCGAGCCGCGCAATGAGGTGTTGTTCGTGATGCCGCGCCCACGTGATGCGCAAACTAAGCTGGCGTTAGGCGCTGGGCGTCAACTCTCTGATATACCAAAGTCTGATGGTCAAATTTTACAATTTGTACCCTTGGAATATGTCGATTATGGCTCGCTTACGCGTATTTTGAAAACCCTAACTAATGCAAATTTCAGATACAACAATACCCAAAATGCGCTATCAGTTACGGGCACGTATAAAGAAGTTGAGCAGGTTATAAAAATCGTCAACGCTTTTGACAAGCCATCATCGCGTGGTAAGTACATCCGCTTATTAGAGTTGGTGTATATCACACCCGAAGACTTTAAAGAGCAACTAACAACGGTGATGGATGCCGAAGGTTTAGCTACATCCGGTAGTATCGTGGTTACACCTATGCCACGTATGCGCTCAATATTAGTGCATACCTCCTCGAAAAAGTTACTCGATCGCCTAGAGTTTTGGACAGAGCAACTGGATGTACCGACATCCAGCGATGGTCGTCGCTACTTTACTTATTTCCCTAAAAATATCCGTGCCGAAGATTTAGGCGAGAGCTTAAAACAGTTATTTGGGTTAGAAGAATCAGCGTCGGTAGAAGAGACAACAACGCGTCGCAACAATAACAAAGCAGCGGGTCAAGGCGGCTATGTTTCTAACGATATCTCCATGGCGGTAGATAAAAATCAAAACGTGTTAATGTTTTATACCACACCATCAAAGTATCACGATGTTGTTGAGCTTATAGAGCAAATAGACATTCTACCGGGGCAGGTACTTATCGAAGCCGCTATCACCGAGGTGACCTTGGAAGGGAACTTTAGCTATGGCGTTGACTGGTCATTGGCCGATGGTGCCTTAATCGATGATACCAGCCCAGGCAAAGGCAGTTTACTTGATTTCAGTGGCGGTGGCTTGAGTTACACGCTTTCAGGGGTGGATTACTCGGCAACGCTTAACTTTTTGCAAGGCCAATCTCGGGTTAATATTTTATCGAAGCCGCGTATCTTGGTAAAAGATGGCTCGTCGGCAAACCTTAACGTGGGCACTGAAATCCCGTTATTAACACAGACCTCGTCTGATTTAGATGCATCTCAAGACCGCGTAGTGCAAAATGTTCAATACCGTAATACCGGTGTGACCTTAAATGTAACCCCCACCATTAACGCCCAAGGGGTGATCAGTGTAAAGGTCAATCAGTCTGTGTCCGAGGCCGGGGAAAACAAATTATCTGGGGTCGACTCACCCATCATTCTTAACCGTAGCTTCAGCACCGAGCTATTAGCCCGTGATGGCCAAACCATCGTACTCGGGGGCCTAATCAGTGAAAATAACTCGGACAGCTCCACGCAAGTGCCACTATTAGGTGATTTACCCTTAGTGGGCAATCTTTTTAAGAGCCAAGGTGATAGTTCGAACCGGGTAGAGCTGATTGTTATGTTGACGCCGCGTATTATTCGCAGCGATGACCACATTAACGAATTACTCGACGTAATGACACAAGAATTCAAAAGCTTAGTAATTGAATAA
- a CDS encoding prepilin-type N-terminal cleavage/methylation domain-containing protein yields the protein MNNIKGFSLVELLVAVTIATMAIALTQLIYSNFVNFEIKASKRINELESVLTLRDEIIIALEDEQRSGTIELLGKQCNWSSEKREQYTPSRFDIDAGGYINSRYSYQLIDVEFSCVKDDVSSQTFKFTHLLWLKDAQQQ from the coding sequence GTGAACAATATTAAAGGCTTCAGCTTAGTTGAGTTGCTCGTAGCGGTAACCATTGCCACCATGGCGATAGCATTGACACAATTAATATACAGCAACTTCGTTAACTTCGAGATTAAAGCGAGTAAGCGGATCAATGAGCTTGAAAGTGTATTGACTCTACGTGACGAAATTATTATTGCGCTGGAAGACGAGCAACGCTCCGGCACCATAGAGTTACTAGGCAAGCAATGTAATTGGAGCAGCGAAAAGCGAGAGCAATACACCCCAAGCCGCTTTGATATAGACGCGGGTGGGTATATTAACAGCCGCTATTCATATCAACTGATTGATGTTGAATTTTCATGCGTCAAAGATGATGTAAGCTCACAAACGTTTAAATTTACTCACCTGTTATGGTTGAAAGATGCGCAGCAACAATAA